In one Deinococcus roseus genomic region, the following are encoded:
- a CDS encoding MFS transporter yields the protein MTPIPLELRNARIAVSTVFFLLGVLFATWVSRIPAISHKLQLNEAQLGIALLGLAVGALLAFPLSGWGTARYGSKLTTTIGIILMALALPLMTLAPDMVTLTLALVLFGMGNGGTDVAMNSQAVDVEKDYGKPIMSSFHALYSVGGIAGSLVGGLMAGIELAPIWHFLLITGISLLLTVYASMNLLKVPGSGETGPVFAAPSPKLLGLGVVIFCVAVGEGAMADWSAIYLKDSLGTTEQMATAGYLAFSGAMVLGRILGDSMRTRLGAVVLVSTGTILSAVGLLLGLIFPHPYAALIGFACVGWGLSSGFPVAFSAAGNVPGVHPSIAMAAIATMGYTGFLLGPPIIGFVAHASTLAWGLGLVVLLCLIATVFSRNVRMADLKG from the coding sequence ATGACCCCCATCCCCCTCGAACTGAGAAACGCCCGCATCGCTGTCTCCACCGTCTTTTTTCTGCTGGGTGTGTTGTTCGCCACCTGGGTGTCGCGCATTCCCGCCATCAGCCACAAACTGCAGCTCAATGAAGCCCAGCTTGGCATTGCCCTGCTGGGTCTGGCCGTGGGGGCACTGCTGGCCTTTCCCCTCTCTGGATGGGGAACAGCCAGATACGGCTCCAAACTCACCACCACCATCGGCATCATCCTGATGGCCCTGGCCTTGCCCCTGATGACCCTGGCCCCCGACATGGTGACCCTGACCCTGGCGCTGGTGCTGTTCGGGATGGGCAACGGCGGCACCGATGTCGCCATGAACAGCCAGGCTGTGGACGTGGAAAAAGACTACGGCAAACCCATCATGTCCAGCTTTCATGCCCTTTACAGTGTGGGCGGCATTGCCGGATCGCTGGTGGGCGGTCTGATGGCAGGCATTGAACTGGCCCCCATCTGGCACTTTCTGCTGATCACCGGCATCTCGCTGCTGCTCACGGTTTACGCCAGCATGAACCTGCTGAAAGTGCCAGGAAGCGGTGAAACCGGCCCTGTGTTCGCTGCCCCCTCCCCCAAACTGCTGGGTCTGGGCGTGGTGATTTTCTGCGTGGCTGTGGGAGAAGGGGCCATGGCAGACTGGTCTGCCATTTACCTGAAAGACTCACTGGGCACCACCGAACAGATGGCCACCGCTGGCTACCTCGCTTTCTCTGGAGCCATGGTGCTGGGCCGCATTCTGGGAGACAGCATGCGCACCCGACTGGGCGCGGTGGTGCTGGTCAGCACCGGAACCATCCTCTCTGCCGTGGGCCTCTTGCTGGGTCTGATTTTCCCCCACCCTTACGCCGCCCTGATTGGGTTTGCCTGTGTGGGATGGGGTCTGTCCAGCGGATTCCCTGTGGCCTTCAGCGCTGCAGGAAACGTTCCAGGGGTGCACCCCAGCATTGCCATGGCCGCCATTGCCACCATGGGTTACACCGGATTCCTGCTCGGTCCACCCATCATTGGGTTTGTGGCCCACGCCAGCACCCTGGCCTGGGGTCTGGGACTTGTGGTTTTGCTGTGCCTGATTGCAACGGTGTTTTCCAGGAATGTCAGGATGGCGGATCTGAAAGGGTGA
- a CDS encoding HoxN/HupN/NixA family nickel/cobalt transporter, whose product MKWNTNFVWVVLGLHLLGLGFLVAGAWQHPLMWGMGLAVYGLGLRHAWDADHIAVIDNSSRKLLQDNKNAKAVGFYFAVGHALVVFLMSIGAALLGQHLTGEESPLTRVGGWVAPLVGGLYLLLLALVNLRAYLQTLKGRHTHGGLLSRLVLPLTRITREPWHLLPVGFLMGLGMETASEVTLLAFSGSAAQQGVNWTAILALPLLFASGMVLMDTLDGLLMTRAYQQTLQGSDHRRRYNLTLTLVSGVIALIIGVWTVLGWISGHVHALPLIDRIDVSSLGFVLAAFGLGSLILMALRPGRPLSR is encoded by the coding sequence ATGAAATGGAACACAAACTTTGTCTGGGTGGTCCTTGGACTGCACCTTCTGGGCCTTGGTTTTCTGGTTGCCGGAGCATGGCAACATCCCCTGATGTGGGGCATGGGACTGGCAGTGTACGGGCTGGGCCTCAGGCACGCCTGGGACGCAGACCACATTGCCGTGATTGACAACAGCAGCCGAAAACTCTTGCAAGACAACAAAAACGCAAAAGCCGTGGGTTTTTATTTTGCGGTGGGACATGCCCTGGTGGTCTTCCTGATGAGCATCGGAGCGGCTTTGCTGGGCCAGCACCTGACCGGAGAGGAAAGCCCTCTGACCCGTGTGGGAGGCTGGGTGGCTCCGCTGGTGGGCGGTCTGTATCTGCTGCTGCTGGCCCTGGTCAACCTGCGGGCTTACCTGCAAACCCTGAAAGGTCGGCACACCCATGGAGGGCTGCTCAGCCGTCTGGTGCTGCCCCTCACGCGCATCACCCGTGAACCCTGGCACCTGTTGCCGGTGGGTTTCCTGATGGGTCTGGGCATGGAAACCGCTTCTGAAGTCACCTTGCTGGCTTTTTCAGGCTCTGCTGCCCAGCAAGGTGTGAACTGGACAGCCATCCTGGCTTTGCCCCTGCTTTTTGCTTCTGGAATGGTCCTGATGGACACCCTGGATGGCCTGCTGATGACCCGCGCTTACCAGCAAACCCTGCAGGGCAGCGACCATCGCCGCAGGTACAACCTGACCCTGACCCTGGTTTCGGGGGTGATTGCCCTGATCATCGGGGTGTGGACCGTGCTGGGCTGGATTTCCGGGCATGTGCATGCCCTGCCCCTGATTGACCGCATCGATGTGTCCAGCCTGGGCTTTGTGCTGGCTGCTTTTGGTCTGGGCAGCCTGATCCTGATGGCCCTGAGACCAGGAAGGCCCCTTTCCAGATGA
- a CDS encoding HAD family hydrolase, with the protein MNDFAPIYAGLKAVLFDMDGVLTHNARFHEQAWQESLQQEYSVQIEKNSLVIHAGHTWEILQKVLGGPVSAAETRRFHDLKERRYRELAQGQLQPTSGLYGYLHWLKQQKLRTALVTGSDQTNAAFVLEALGLEDAFEFQITAEQFQMGKPSPECYLLALSKLGLTPEQVLVHEDSPGGVQAATRAGCQVIGLSTTTTPENLRQNGAQWTVPDFENLLSELQASRLQTQ; encoded by the coding sequence ATGAACGATTTTGCGCCGATTTATGCAGGTTTAAAAGCTGTGCTGTTTGACATGGACGGGGTGCTCACCCACAACGCCCGCTTCCATGAACAGGCCTGGCAGGAGTCTCTGCAACAGGAATACAGTGTCCAGATCGAAAAAAACAGCCTGGTGATCCATGCAGGTCACACCTGGGAAATCCTGCAGAAGGTGCTGGGAGGCCCGGTCTCCGCCGCAGAAACCCGCAGGTTTCATGACCTCAAAGAACGCCGTTACCGGGAACTGGCCCAGGGACAACTGCAGCCCACCTCTGGTCTGTATGGCTACCTGCACTGGCTGAAACAGCAAAAACTGCGCACTGCACTGGTGACTGGATCCGACCAGACCAATGCAGCTTTCGTGCTGGAAGCCCTGGGACTGGAAGATGCCTTTGAATTTCAAATCACAGCAGAGCAGTTTCAGATGGGCAAACCCAGCCCGGAATGCTACCTGCTGGCCCTGAGCAAACTGGGCCTCACCCCAGAACAGGTGCTGGTCCACGAAGACTCGCCCGGAGGCGTGCAGGCCGCCACCCGTGCAGGGTGCCAGGTCATTGGGCTTTCCACCACCACCACGCCCGAAAACCTCAGGCAAAATGGAGCACAGTGGACTGTTCCCGATTTTGAAAACCTTCTCTCCGAACTGCAAGCCAGCAGGCTGCAGACCCAGTAA
- a CDS encoding VWA domain-containing protein: protein MSRLYPFSAIVGQQDMKLALILNAIDPSLGGVLLRGDKGSAKSTAARSLAQLLGEMPFVNLPLGVTEDRLLGGLDLEKTLQGQPTLKPGLLQQAHLGVLYVDEVNLLPDFAVDALLDVAASGVGHLEREGFSLDYPARFTLVGSMNLEEGELRPQLLDRFALSVEVEAPRDPEIRRQILESRMAFEMDPQGFMEKQQEQQESLKTSIQSARSRLLDVQIPDAVLQQIADLVCQHQVTSLRADLALLKAARAHAAWQDQQEITPEDIQQLLHLVLNHRTPEKISPPPTQNQEQPQQPENQQENPISRSQVFEPVLQTQAPDLQPVQARSSNMQAEASLRTQVRKTEQPAVLHLRSSLTHALTRGGNLHLTREDLHEAVPTSRPPHRVVFVVDASGSLGAQARMGAVKGALLKMLERQEEVALVTFRGQQAQVALPPTRNLEEARKVLSYLPTGGRTPLLHALQLGRQLLNRHSSLILITDGKANVGSWEDTLQAAKHWPCPAAVIGTDPAATSRTLELARAMNAHHQTLQHPDSENLLEQLPVKL, encoded by the coding sequence ATGAGCAGGCTTTACCCTTTCAGCGCCATTGTGGGCCAGCAGGACATGAAACTGGCCCTGATCCTGAATGCCATTGATCCTTCACTGGGAGGGGTGCTGCTCAGGGGAGACAAGGGGAGCGCCAAGAGCACCGCCGCCAGATCCCTGGCACAGCTGCTGGGAGAGATGCCCTTTGTGAACCTGCCCCTGGGTGTCACGGAAGACCGCCTGCTGGGAGGCCTGGATCTGGAAAAGACCCTGCAAGGCCAGCCCACCCTCAAGCCCGGTTTGCTTCAACAGGCCCACCTGGGGGTTTTGTATGTGGATGAGGTCAATTTGTTGCCTGATTTTGCAGTGGACGCTTTGCTGGATGTGGCTGCCTCTGGCGTGGGGCATCTGGAACGGGAAGGCTTCAGCTTGGATTACCCGGCCCGATTCACCCTGGTGGGAAGCATGAACCTGGAAGAGGGAGAACTCAGGCCGCAACTGCTGGACCGTTTCGCCCTCTCTGTGGAGGTGGAAGCTCCCAGAGATCCCGAAATCCGAAGGCAAATTCTGGAATCCCGCATGGCTTTTGAAATGGATCCTCAGGGGTTCATGGAAAAGCAGCAGGAGCAGCAGGAAAGTTTGAAAACCAGCATCCAGAGTGCAAGAAGCAGATTGCTAGACGTGCAGATTCCAGATGCTGTGCTGCAACAGATTGCGGATCTGGTGTGCCAGCATCAGGTGACTTCTTTGCGGGCAGACCTCGCCCTGCTCAAAGCCGCCAGGGCACACGCTGCATGGCAGGATCAGCAGGAAATCACACCAGAAGACATCCAGCAGTTGTTGCATCTGGTGCTGAACCACCGCACCCCTGAGAAAATCAGTCCTCCTCCAACTCAAAATCAGGAACAGCCTCAACAGCCTGAAAACCAGCAGGAAAACCCCATCAGCAGATCACAGGTTTTTGAGCCCGTGCTGCAAACCCAGGCTCCTGACCTGCAGCCAGTTCAGGCCAGAAGCTCAAACATGCAAGCTGAAGCATCCCTCAGAACCCAGGTGCGCAAAACCGAGCAGCCCGCCGTTTTGCATCTGCGCAGTTCCCTGACCCATGCGCTCACCCGCGGCGGCAACCTGCACCTGACCCGTGAAGACCTGCATGAAGCTGTGCCCACCTCCAGACCGCCACACCGTGTGGTTTTTGTGGTGGATGCCAGCGGTTCACTGGGAGCCCAGGCACGCATGGGCGCAGTGAAAGGGGCGCTTTTGAAGATGCTGGAACGGCAGGAGGAGGTGGCCCTGGTCACTTTTCGGGGCCAGCAGGCCCAGGTGGCTTTGCCTCCCACCCGCAACCTGGAGGAAGCCCGCAAGGTGCTGTCTTACCTGCCCACCGGAGGGCGCACCCCGCTGCTGCACGCCCTGCAACTGGGCCGGCAGCTGCTCAACAGGCACTCCAGTTTGATTCTGATCACCGATGGGAAGGCCAACGTGGGCAGTTGGGAGGACACCCTGCAGGCCGCAAAACACTGGCCCTGCCCTGCTGCGGTGATCGGCACCGATCCTGCTGCAACCTCCCGAACCCTGGAACTGGCCCGCGCCATGAACGCCCACCACCAGACTCTGCAGCACCCGGACAGTGAAAACCTGCTGGAACAGTTGCCTGTCAAACTTTGA
- the cobN gene encoding cobaltochelatase subunit CobN, translating into MSRSRVTRADGRTVQVIQRRGHLSYCFSGCCCGHVNRGYPPVPVDAFKNEWLRRKLRHTVHLTKAGCLGPCTLANVASLVFDGQSVWFHSVNSPEMVTLIFDHIEQMVTEDRFLAPPAELQEYVFQFYDWDARDLPVLPQANAEVRPAGMAFVSHADTDLLALRSAVQHVPELQVTPYAMPRGDQEATRALLSRVLKKHELVVLSLLSSQDFTEDLLDLKKQALAQGTHLLVLKGTFELGPDTLQASTVKAQMVQQVSRYLQAGGVQNCTEMLRFLGAEILDLPLQPALPEPLPELGIYHPEFLQVLTLPEWEQLQNGVRPVVAVVFYRAHFLSGNTAFVDALLQKLDDAGLCGKAIFTPSLKHPHLQSWLAGSNLIVSTLSFAAGEGVISLFQQLNVPVVQAITSASRKAAWTVSSRGLGALDTLMNVTLPEFDGRLMGDTVAFKEQERFEPFQEGISQLVQRIQKWLLLQQKPNFEKKVAFVLTNSGAKAAKVGNAVGLDAPRSLLNLLQAMRSQGYTLPELDFTPDDLIHQIILQGTYDGDVPVHSHTPLKVPKSVYQGWFEAFPEVPRQKMLKQWQLEKEPYSTQKDLLFSGLELGHAVICLQPPRGYGMDRDAIYHQPDLPPTHHYAAFYQWLTRPAAEGGWGADAIVHVGKHGTLEWLPGKGVGLSEACFPELLLNGVPLLYPFIVNDPGEGTQAKRRGHAVIVDHLMPPLTRADTYGNLAQLQQLIDQHYQLEATDPGKLPALQKDIWQLIEDTHLESDLDLQQFLTQDHGDHKHDWDETLNPDGIPVTLSEMGSFDLKHLLEDIDGYLCELGMLQIRDGLHVLGELHQLPDTLRALTRLSSFQQKSVSQVLALHFGLDWEELLQHKGKRFERKISLLDTEVFSHADALEVLDDLTLQLYQGLEATGFDPEQVKNVLQDTLQTQNSHLEAALCWVCNDVLPKLEGVDQEIWGVLRLLNGEFLSPGPSGAPSRGALHVLPTGRNFYAIDPKSVPAPTSWEVGMQLANATLQRYLKQEGRHPEMVGLSVWGTSNIRTHGDDIAQILAFLGVKPLWNPHTRKVEGLHIIPLAELGRPRIDVTVRISGFFRDAFPHVIDLLDEAFEKVMDLEEDPEQNFPRKHCLQSLQKDHPEQSPEQQEMQARYRIFGAKPESYGAGILPLIEEGNWQNEQDFLRAYLTWGGYAYSRSSMGEEAQQSFQDCLEQIQVALHNQDNREHDLLDSDDYFQFHGGMVASIHALTGSRPKAYFGDSSNPDQAQVRDLKQEILRVYRARVINPKWLSGIQRHGYKGALEMLATVDYLFGFDATTGTIEDFMYQEVAQQYALDPDIQQFFKNSNPWALKNITERLLEAAERQLWENPDPETLQQLKNTLQNSENWLEEVQE; encoded by the coding sequence ATGTCTCGTTCCAGAGTGACCCGTGCCGATGGCCGGACTGTGCAAGTGATCCAGCGCCGTGGGCACCTCAGCTATTGTTTTTCCGGGTGCTGTTGTGGGCATGTGAACCGGGGGTATCCACCAGTTCCGGTGGATGCTTTCAAGAATGAGTGGCTCAGACGCAAACTCAGGCACACCGTACACCTGACCAAAGCCGGATGTCTGGGACCCTGCACCCTGGCCAATGTGGCCTCACTGGTCTTCGATGGGCAGTCGGTGTGGTTCCATTCGGTGAATTCGCCCGAGATGGTCACCCTGATTTTTGATCACATCGAGCAGATGGTGACCGAGGACCGTTTTCTGGCCCCTCCTGCCGAATTGCAGGAGTACGTGTTTCAGTTTTACGACTGGGACGCCCGTGATCTTCCAGTCCTCCCTCAGGCAAATGCAGAAGTGCGACCTGCAGGAATGGCTTTTGTTTCCCATGCAGACACCGATTTGCTGGCATTGCGCAGTGCTGTCCAGCATGTGCCAGAACTGCAGGTCACCCCTTACGCCATGCCCAGAGGAGACCAGGAAGCCACCAGAGCACTTTTAAGTCGGGTGCTGAAAAAGCATGAACTTGTGGTCCTGAGCTTGCTGTCCAGTCAGGATTTTACAGAAGACCTGCTGGACCTGAAAAAGCAGGCTCTGGCACAGGGCACCCATCTGCTGGTTTTGAAAGGCACCTTTGAACTGGGGCCAGACACTTTGCAGGCCAGCACCGTGAAAGCCCAGATGGTGCAGCAGGTCAGCCGTTACCTGCAGGCAGGAGGGGTGCAGAATTGCACGGAAATGCTGCGGTTCCTGGGTGCAGAAATTCTGGATTTGCCTTTGCAACCTGCCCTCCCTGAGCCCCTTCCAGAGCTGGGCATTTACCACCCGGAATTTCTGCAGGTCCTGACCTTGCCAGAGTGGGAGCAGTTGCAGAATGGGGTTCGTCCGGTGGTGGCGGTGGTCTTTTACCGGGCCCATTTTCTGAGCGGCAACACCGCCTTTGTGGATGCCCTGCTGCAAAAACTGGACGATGCAGGCCTGTGTGGAAAAGCCATCTTCACCCCCAGCCTGAAACATCCACATCTGCAAAGCTGGCTGGCTGGATCAAACCTGATCGTCAGCACCCTGAGCTTCGCTGCAGGTGAGGGGGTTATTTCTCTGTTTCAGCAGCTCAATGTTCCAGTGGTGCAAGCCATCACCTCTGCCTCCAGAAAAGCAGCCTGGACGGTGTCTTCACGGGGTCTGGGGGCACTGGACACCCTGATGAACGTCACCCTTCCAGAGTTTGATGGCAGGCTGATGGGAGACACAGTGGCCTTCAAGGAGCAGGAGCGCTTCGAGCCGTTCCAGGAGGGCATTTCACAACTGGTGCAGAGAATTCAGAAGTGGCTGCTGTTGCAACAAAAGCCCAATTTTGAGAAGAAAGTGGCTTTTGTGCTGACCAACTCGGGGGCCAAGGCCGCGAAGGTGGGGAATGCCGTGGGTCTGGATGCTCCACGCAGCCTCCTGAACCTCTTGCAGGCCATGCGCTCTCAGGGGTACACGCTGCCAGAATTGGACTTCACACCAGACGACCTGATCCACCAGATCATCTTGCAGGGCACCTACGACGGGGACGTTCCGGTGCACAGCCACACCCCTTTAAAAGTCCCAAAATCGGTGTATCAGGGCTGGTTTGAGGCGTTCCCTGAAGTTCCCAGACAGAAGATGCTGAAACAGTGGCAGCTGGAAAAAGAGCCTTACAGCACACAAAAAGACCTGCTGTTTTCCGGGCTGGAACTGGGGCATGCAGTGATCTGCCTGCAGCCTCCACGGGGTTACGGAATGGATCGGGACGCGATTTACCACCAGCCTGATTTGCCTCCCACCCACCACTACGCGGCGTTTTACCAGTGGCTCACCCGCCCCGCAGCAGAAGGCGGCTGGGGGGCAGATGCCATAGTGCATGTCGGGAAGCACGGAACCCTGGAATGGTTGCCCGGAAAAGGGGTGGGCCTGAGCGAAGCCTGTTTCCCGGAACTCCTCCTGAACGGCGTTCCTCTGCTGTATCCCTTCATTGTCAACGATCCTGGAGAGGGCACCCAGGCCAAACGCCGGGGGCACGCGGTGATTGTGGACCACCTGATGCCGCCCCTCACCCGCGCAGACACTTACGGGAACCTCGCACAACTGCAGCAATTGATTGACCAGCATTACCAGCTGGAAGCCACCGATCCGGGCAAATTGCCTGCTTTGCAAAAAGACATCTGGCAACTGATTGAGGACACCCACCTGGAGAGCGACCTGGATTTGCAGCAGTTTCTGACCCAGGACCACGGAGACCACAAACACGACTGGGACGAAACCCTCAACCCGGATGGAATCCCGGTGACCCTCTCAGAGATGGGCAGTTTTGACCTGAAGCACCTGCTGGAAGACATCGATGGTTATTTGTGCGAACTGGGCATGCTGCAAATCCGGGATGGCCTGCACGTGCTGGGGGAACTGCACCAGTTGCCAGACACCCTGCGTGCCCTGACCCGACTGTCTTCTTTCCAGCAAAAAAGTGTCAGCCAGGTGCTGGCCCTGCATTTCGGGCTGGACTGGGAGGAGCTGTTGCAGCACAAGGGCAAACGATTTGAGCGCAAGATCAGTCTGCTGGACACCGAAGTTTTCAGCCATGCAGACGCCCTGGAGGTGCTGGACGACCTGACCTTGCAGCTTTACCAGGGTCTGGAAGCCACAGGATTTGACCCCGAGCAGGTCAAAAATGTGCTGCAGGACACCCTGCAGACCCAGAATTCCCATCTCGAAGCCGCTCTCTGCTGGGTCTGCAATGATGTGTTGCCAAAACTGGAAGGTGTGGATCAGGAAATCTGGGGGGTGCTCAGGCTGCTGAATGGTGAATTCCTGTCTCCCGGTCCCAGTGGAGCACCGTCCAGAGGGGCTTTGCATGTGCTGCCCACTGGACGGAATTTTTATGCCATTGACCCCAAATCGGTGCCTGCACCCACCTCCTGGGAAGTGGGCATGCAACTGGCAAACGCCACCCTGCAGCGTTACCTCAAACAAGAAGGCAGGCACCCGGAAATGGTGGGCCTGAGCGTGTGGGGCACCTCCAACATCCGCACGCATGGAGATGACATCGCGCAGATTCTGGCTTTTCTGGGGGTGAAACCGCTGTGGAACCCGCACACCCGCAAAGTGGAAGGCCTGCACATCATTCCGCTTGCCGAACTGGGCCGACCCAGAATTGATGTGACGGTCAGGATTTCGGGGTTCTTCCGGGACGCTTTCCCACACGTGATTGACCTGCTGGACGAGGCATTTGAAAAGGTGATGGACCTTGAAGAAGACCCGGAGCAGAACTTCCCCAGAAAGCATTGCCTGCAGAGCCTGCAAAAAGACCATCCTGAACAGTCTCCAGAACAGCAGGAGATGCAGGCCCGATACCGCATTTTCGGAGCGAAACCGGAAAGTTACGGGGCCGGGATCCTGCCCCTGATTGAAGAAGGCAACTGGCAGAACGAACAGGATTTCCTCAGGGCTTACCTGACCTGGGGAGGGTATGCCTACTCCAGATCCAGCATGGGCGAGGAAGCCCAGCAAAGCTTTCAGGATTGTCTGGAGCAGATTCAGGTGGCCCTGCACAACCAGGACAACCGGGAACACGATCTGCTGGACAGTGACGATTACTTCCAGTTTCACGGTGGGATGGTGGCCAGCATTCACGCCCTGACCGGCAGCAGACCAAAAGCTTACTTTGGAGACAGCAGCAACCCCGATCAGGCCCAGGTGCGGGACCTCAAACAGGAAATCCTGCGGGTCTACCGGGCCAGGGTCATCAACCCGAAATGGCTGTCTGGCATTCAGCGGCACGGTTACAAGGGGGCACTGGAAATGCTCGCCACCGTGGATTATCTGTTTGGTTTTGATGCCACCACCGGGACCATTGAAGACTTCATGTACCAGGAGGTGGCGCAGCAATACGCACTGGACCCTGACATCCAGCAGTTTTTTAAAAACAGCAACCCCTGGGCTTTGAAAAACATCACGGAAAGGCTGCTGGAAGCTGCTGAGCGCCAGTTGTGGGAAAACCCCGACCCTGAAACCCTGCAGCAATTGAAAAACACCCTGCAAAACAGCGAAAACTGGCTGGAAGAGGTGCAGGAATGA
- a CDS encoding DeoR/GlpR family DNA-binding transcription regulator: protein MFAEERRKLILDCLIRQGRVTVQDLLEQLQVSEDTVRRDLKHLADHGYLQKTHGGAVMLDTPRLTYQQRADVLNTDKVRIGHAAAALIHPDQTVFIDAGSTTLAAARSLKSRDIPLTVLTNSLEVSEVFHNSEKVRLIVTGGIWNRTLAHFSGHTTVQAIQEYRCEVALIGAAALHPTAGNTTPYQEDALVKRAIFASSAHRMVLTDHTKLGLVSACFVAPVSDIDVLVTDREMPDWKNMVPEVVVA, encoded by the coding sequence ATGTTTGCCGAAGAACGCCGAAAACTCATTCTGGATTGCCTGATCCGCCAGGGGCGGGTCACCGTGCAGGACCTCTTAGAGCAATTGCAGGTCAGCGAAGACACCGTCAGGCGCGACCTCAAGCACCTTGCAGACCACGGTTACCTGCAAAAAACCCACGGAGGGGCGGTCATGCTGGACACCCCCCGTCTGACCTACCAGCAACGTGCAGATGTCCTCAACACCGACAAGGTGCGCATCGGACACGCTGCTGCTGCCCTGATCCACCCGGACCAGACCGTATTCATCGATGCAGGAAGCACCACCCTGGCCGCCGCCCGCAGCCTCAAATCCCGCGACATCCCCCTGACCGTCCTCACCAACTCCCTGGAGGTCTCGGAGGTGTTTCACAACAGCGAAAAAGTGCGCCTGATCGTGACGGGAGGCATCTGGAACCGCACCCTGGCCCACTTTTCCGGGCACACCACGGTGCAGGCCATTCAGGAATACCGCTGCGAGGTGGCATTGATCGGTGCTGCTGCCCTGCATCCCACTGCAGGAAACACCACCCCCTATCAGGAAGATGCCCTGGTCAAACGGGCCATTTTTGCCAGCAGTGCCCACCGCATGGTGCTCACCGACCACACCAAACTCGGTCTGGTCTCGGCCTGCTTTGTGGCCCCCGTCTCAGACATTGATGTGCTGGTCACAGACAGAGAGATGCCTGACTGGAAAAATATGGTTCCTGAAGTGGTGGTGGCCTGA
- a CDS encoding PAS domain-containing sensor histidine kinase: MSVKLESVSTAQLMIEAFPLPAALWGADQTMLCNAHWLKHFPVPQMWDREIWCSDQDRAALMAHLHAFSGNVQVPVRVAGTAADLHLSSLLLDGLPHGLLVLTPQTQQEPVAPSPIAEDPQFQEIAHWAPVMIWMSGLQQETTFLNQVWLDYTGRTREEDLGYGWFALVHPDDLESCAHTCKAAYDQMQDFSMEFRMKRHDGQYRWLVNRGTRRFGCNGEFLGFIGACIDIHDRKTTEAALQDSEQKLRELSESQKRFVADAAHELRNPLTAIQGNMDLLVRYQDIPEEEKKDIIQDVQKEASRLGRLVHDMLQLARGDSGAGLHEDHLQLSEVLLDAFRDMERMGCHHQFTVAELHPIELIGDADRLRQLAIILLENALKYTPAGGRVQLALTREGDTAVMRVADTGMGISQEDLPRVFERFYRADPSRYRGEDPGGTGLGLPIARWIVDGHGGEIHLQSELGQGTTVEVRLPIWLED; encoded by the coding sequence ATGTCCGTGAAACTTGAATCTGTTTCCACTGCACAACTGATGATCGAAGCATTTCCATTGCCTGCCGCCCTGTGGGGCGCAGACCAGACCATGCTGTGCAATGCCCACTGGCTGAAACATTTTCCGGTTCCCCAGATGTGGGACAGGGAAATCTGGTGTTCGGATCAGGACCGTGCAGCCCTCATGGCCCATTTGCATGCTTTCTCTGGGAATGTGCAGGTGCCTGTGCGGGTGGCTGGAACTGCAGCAGATTTGCACCTGTCCTCGTTGCTGCTGGATGGGTTGCCCCACGGTCTGCTGGTTTTGACCCCTCAAACGCAGCAAGAACCTGTTGCACCTTCTCCGATTGCAGAAGATCCCCAGTTTCAGGAAATTGCCCACTGGGCACCCGTGATGATCTGGATGTCCGGGTTGCAGCAGGAAACCACGTTTCTGAATCAGGTGTGGCTGGATTACACCGGACGCACCCGCGAAGAGGACCTGGGGTATGGCTGGTTTGCGCTGGTCCATCCCGATGACCTGGAATCCTGTGCCCACACCTGCAAGGCAGCTTACGACCAGATGCAGGACTTCTCCATGGAATTTCGCATGAAACGCCATGATGGGCAGTACCGCTGGCTGGTGAACCGGGGCACCCGGCGCTTCGGTTGCAATGGGGAATTTCTGGGGTTCATTGGGGCCTGCATTGACATCCATGACCGCAAAACCACCGAAGCCGCCTTGCAGGACAGCGAGCAAAAATTGCGGGAGCTCTCTGAATCCCAGAAGCGTTTTGTGGCTGATGCTGCCCATGAGTTGCGCAACCCGCTGACCGCCATTCAGGGCAACATGGATTTGCTGGTGCGCTACCAGGACATCCCCGAAGAGGAAAAGAAAGACATCATCCAGGATGTGCAGAAAGAAGCCAGCCGTCTGGGCCGTCTGGTCCACGACATGCTGCAACTGGCCCGCGGAGACAGCGGTGCAGGGCTGCACGAAGACCATCTGCAGCTCTCTGAAGTGTTGCTGGACGCTTTTCGGGACATGGAGCGGATGGGTTGCCATCACCAGTTCACCGTGGCTGAATTGCACCCCATTGAACTGATCGGAGATGCAGACCGCCTGAGGCAACTGGCCATCATCCTGCTGGAAAACGCCCTGAAGTACACCCCTGCAGGAGGCCGGGTGCAACTTGCTTTGACCCGCGAAGGCGACACTGCCGTGATGCGCGTTGCAGACACCGGCATGGGCATTTCTCAGGAGGACTTGCCTCGCGTGTTTGAACGCTTTTACCGTGCAGACCCCAGCCGTTACCGTGGAGAAGACCCCGGAGGGACCGGTCTGGGCCTGCCCATCGCCAGATGGATTGTGGATGGGCATGGCGGAGAAATTCACCTGCAAAGCGAACTGGGACAGGGCACCACTGTAGAAGTGCGGCTCCCGATCTGGCTGGAAGATTGA